The bacterium genome segment AGCTCCTGACTCTCCTTCAGGAGATCTTCGAGCAGACGGAAGCCAAGGTGGTAATTTTCAGCCAATGGCAGAGGATGAACGATCTTGTGGCCCAGATGCTGAACAAAAACAGCATCCCGTTTGTCTATCTTCATGGCGGCGTGCCCGGCGCAAAACGCAAGGATCTGATCAGTGCCTTTCGTGACGACTCTGCCATCCGGGCCTTTCTTTCCACCGATGCCGGCGGCACCGGCCTGAATCTCCAGGCTGCCTCGACCATCATCAACATGGATTTGCCCTGGAACCCGGCAGTCCTGGAGCAGCGGATCGGCCGTGTCCACAGGATCGGCCAGCACCGGCCTGTGCAGGTCGTCAACTTTGTTTCGGAAGGCACCATCGAGCATGGGATGCTCGATGTTCTTACCTTTAAAAAATCTGTCCTGGCCGGTGTGCTCGATGGTGGTGAGGATACTGTCTTCATGGGCGGAACACGGCTGAATAAATTCATGGAGAGCGTGGAGGTCGTATCCCAGAGTATTCCTGAGACTGCCTGCCAGCCGCCTGAACTGCCGGAACCACCGTCATCAGCACTATCATCCACCAGTGCCGGGGAGGAAAAAGCGGCTGAAAAGGATAAGCAGCAGAGAGCAGCAAAGCCAAGGGCAGATTTGGAGCCGCTTCTTGAGGCCGGGGCAGCCTTCCTGAAAGAGCTGGGGACATTGGCAACCAAGAGTCGCGAGCAGGGGAAATCCCCCCTGGCTTCCTTCTTCGACACGGATGAAAAAACCGGCAAACCCTGCCTGAAAATCCCCATGCCCGATCCAAAAGTCGTTGAAGGAGTGATCAGCGCTCTGGGACCATTATTCAATATGTTTTCGGGGAACCGGTGATAGAGAGACATTAAAAAGACAAAAGACAAAGGACACCACAGAGACACAGAGGCACAGAGAGGTACACAGAGAAAAGCATAGGAGTTGGAGTGGGGGAGAGTGAGAAAGATGTAGTTTAACATCCGTTACCTTCCGAAACCCAAAGATGCGGACCAGACCTCGTAATTCCGTTCCCGTTCCTTTTCTTCCTCGCGGTAAAAGACAATGAAGGTCATGACATGCCAGCCGATGAACGAGCAGCTTTCACCATCGAATGCCGTAGCTTCAAAGACTTTGCGCCAGGTACCGCTGTTGAAGTAAACTCTTTCCACGGCAAGACCGGGCGTCAGAGAGGTAATGTCCAGGGGAATCTGAGCCGCACGGTGGGTATGTCCGTAGACCACGTAATTAACCTCGTTGTTCTTCAGTGATGCCTCGCTGTAGGCATATTTTCTATAGCTGTCAGGCTGCTGAGACAGGAACTGGATAAGGTGACCGCTGAAAATTTCCTTGAGTTTGCTGAAGGAGAAACCGGAGGACAATTTCATGCCCATTTCCAGGAGGTCGGTTATATCCGGACCGAGACGGTCATGCTCCTTCACAAATCTGATCTTGAAAAACCTGTCAACCAGGCTGTTCCAGATTTCATGCACGCTCTTTTCGGTCCCGGGCCGCTGCCTGCAAATACCCTGTATCCAGGCAGGAATATCGAACAAGGGCCGGACATTATCGATCTCTTTCAGCCGGTTGATCAGGTCAGTATCACGGCCAAGGAAAGAATCGTTTTTCACCTCCTGCGGAAAGCGGGTTAAAAGATCAATAACAATGGCATCACCGAGCGAGGATGCATCCCTGTCCTTTTCATAGTTGAACTGGTCATAGCAGTCACCATGACGGGCCATGACCTTGTAATCTTCGATGACCCGCTCGTAGGGGAACCGGTTGCGGGTATAGAATTGAGGGTCTGATATCCGCATCCCCAGAAAATCCGCTACCTTTTGCCTGACTGATGGGTATCTGTTGATGAGCCAGTCATGATTGCCGATCAGGTAGGAGATCCGGACATCAACATCCATGCAGTGGTCCTGGAATTCCTTCAGGTAACCTGCGACCTCGATATTCCGCGGATGGCTGATGATTTTATCGACAATCGCCTCGGTATACCGCTGCAAGTTCCAGCCGCTGCGATCAGTATCCGTAGATGCTGACCAGGGCCTCACCGGACGGGTGAGCCCTTCGTTTTCCGGACGCAGCCAGAAATCCGACCGGATCAGGTCGAATATATCCCCCAAAAGGACGATTTCTATCTCCTTGATATTGGATTTGCGGGGATCTCCGACAATATTCTTTAAGGACTGGCAGAACTTGTTAAAGGCCCTCGGATCGATGGTCGTTCCGGATGAGCCGTCGGTAAGATGGATATCACTTAAAAATACCAGCATGGTTGTAACCTCCTTTTTTACTTTACCCCAACAGCAATGGTCGATAGGCCATGCCAGGGCAGAATGGCATTGATTTTGCCCAGCACGCACTGAAACGTGTTCAGAATCTTGATTTGGACTGGTGAGAAGCTTTTCCTTTTTAATATCTTGCCGTTCAGGACCCAGGCAGGGACGCCGATGCGGTTAAAGGATGTGACGAGTGCGGTCAGGCCAAAGCCCGCCCTGGTCATGACCTCCTGCAACCGGCTGTCCGAGTACCGGCGATAATGGCCCAGCACTTCGTCAAAGCTTGAAAAGAGCCGGTCTCCGTAAGGGACCAGAACAATGGCCCGGCCACCAGGTTTCAGCGCCTGGTAAATATTCCTCAATCCTGCCAGATCATCCTCGATATGCTCAAGAACATTGAGGCAGATGACCGTATCGAACTGGCCGCGGAAGGGGACAAAGTCCTCCTCCCTGGTCAGGTCGATGGTTTTGACCTCCATATAGGGTTTATACAGGCAGTAGTTTTGGAGATAGTCAAGGTAGTTCAGGTTGATATCGCTGACCACATACCGATGCCGGGGAATGAGGTGGCTGGTCAGATTACCCAGGCCTGCACCGATCTCCAGGACATGATCTCCGACATAGGGCCGGATGGTATCCGCCATCCAGCGGCAGAAATTCGGGGCATGCGCCAGGCTGTTCAGAATGGCCGATCCGTATTCATCCTTCTGGTAAATATCGTCGATAAGCCAGAATTTAATCAGGGTATACAGTGCAGTTACCCCGTCCCTCCAGCCGATTTTCTTCCCCTCCTCCTTCGTCCTGCCAGCATAGGAAATGGGCACCTCGAAGATCACCGCCCTTCGCTTGGCCAGTTTGACTGACAGCTCAGGTTCGAGATCGAAGCCATTGCTGCGAATGGGAATCGATTTGAGCAGCCGGGTCCTGACTGCCTTATAGCAGGTCTCGATATCGGAGTAGTTGACGTCGGTGATCAGATCAGCCAGAAAGGTCAGAAAGCGATTGATCAGGGCATGCCGGAAGTAGAGAAGCCGGCAGAAATCACCCACCAGAAAGCGAGAACCAAAGACTGCATCGGCATGCTCCCTGATGAAGGGAATGATCAGTTTTTCATAGTCAGCGGGGTTGTATTCGAGGTCGGCATCCTGGATGATGCAGATATCCTTGGAAGCTCTGGAAAGAGCGGTGCGTATGGCCTCCCCCTTGCCCCGATTGGTTGTCTGCTCGATCAGGATAATCTCAGGGTGCTGTGCGGCCAGCTCCCGCACAATCGTGCGGCTGCCATCGGTCGAGCCGTCATCGACCACGATGACCTCGATCCCGGAAATAAAGGCACTCCTGACAGCCAGGACCCTCCTGAGACATTCCCCAACCGTATAAGCTTCGTTGTAAACAGGCATCAGGACTGACAGCGAAACAGTCGGATTCATGATCCGCCCCTCATTATGACAATCGCTCTTATAGGATAAATGGCACACATCCAATGGCACGTATTAAAGAACAATCTTCCCGCAGAGACGCAGAGGCGCAGAGAACGACCGAAGAATGATATTCTCTGCGCCTCTGCGTCTCTGCGGGAGAAATAACAAGAAATAACAGCACTGTCGGGTCGTCGTTCCCATAAGAGCGATGACAATCGCCGATTCCACACCATAACGATTCCATTTCCATCACCGGGATTTTTTCTCCGGCAGCCCGCTAGCGGTACACCGGATAAATAATCCCTATCAGGCTGTAGAGGTTCAATCCGATCAGAAGCACCAGGAAAGCATAGGTTACAAGCTCCTGCCGCACCCTGAGCAGCCGGGAGATACTGTTGAGCCCGCTGCTGACACCCATCGCCATGAAGATGCACAATGGGGCCATCACCGGAAAGATCAGTCTGCCCTGGGCTGCAATAAAGTTCCAGTTCAGGATAACGAGGTTGGTCACAGCCAGCAGTATGGCCGCAAGGAAAAGCTCAAGGCAAACCGTGACCCGTATTTCCCTCTCCCTCCAGAGCTTTCTTCGGATGCCGCTGGCCAGGAAAAACGCAACTCCAGCCAGGCCTGCCAGACTGATCAGGCCATAAATACCATATATCCACAAGGGAAGCTTGATAGTCAGCCAGTCGAACTGCCCCCAGAAAGAAGTAAACAGCATGGGAGCGAAGGCCCGGGTGAGAAACTGGGTCCTGATCCGGGCAGGCATGACCAGATCGGGGTTTTGTATGGCCTGAAGCTTCCAGCCCAGCGGATCATCGACCCCGAAAAGGGAAACTCCCCGTACAAAATACCAGCCGGAAATTATGGCCATAGGAATCAGGAGCAGGGCCAGATTCCGGATCACCCTGACAAGTTTCCGGCTCGGGTCGGAGGCTATCGTCTGGTAGATCACCCCGATGATGGATATCACCACCAGGAAGGAAATATTCACTTTGCTGATCAGCCCCAGCCCGATGGCTGCTCCAAGGGCTGTCAGCCTCCGCGGGTTATCGCGCTCTGACAGAACCAGCCCGGTCAAAAGATACAAAGAGATGGCCGAGAACATCGTCACCAGATTGTCGTTGTTCAATGCGCCGCTCAGGAAGGTGAATTGAGGATTAAAGGCGCACAGGCAGGCAGACAGAAGGGCAATGCTCTTGTGGTCGGGGAAGAGTATCTCAGCGGTTTTCAGAATAAACAGGACAGTCAGGGCACCGATGAGGACGGATATCAATCTCAGCAGGTGAATCACCCTGATCGAGCCGGAGAAGGGAAACCGGTCCTGGCTGGTGGTCAAAAACATGTTTCTTTCCCTGCCCCCCTTGCCCCATTTGATGTAGCCGGGATTGAGCGGCGGGTAAATCCGCTCACTGAATCCGGCCTCTGGATAGTAATAGAACTGCGCCAGGTCCTGCTCGTTATGGATGCCGATATCAGAAGCCCTGTTCCCGGACAGGAGCCCCAGAGCGCCAGCTCCGATCAGGTAGTAAAGGGGCGGGTTAAATCCTTCGGTGGTAATCGAAAGATCCTTGACTGTCTGGTTGGGCAGTTTTTTCTGCATGGCCAGGAAGCGGATATATTCAAAATGGAAGGGCTCATCCGGTGCATTGAATATTGGAACAACCAGACTATAGGCCAGCGCGAGAAGAATAAAAAGCATGATGATCAGTGACACGTTCAATAACCTTCGGCTCATCAGACCCGATACTCCTTACCTGCGTTTGATGTAATTCCCCCCTAACCCCCTCAACATTGAGAAAACTCTATGACCGGCCAGGAAAAATTTTCCTCCACCACGGACGTCGTCGTATCTTTTTCACCTGAGCCTCAAGATCCTGAATCCGCTTCTTCTGTTCGATCAGTTCCCTTTCCCTGGATTCCAGATGTATTCTGGCCCGGGACAGCTCTCTTTCCCTGGCCGCGAGGTTATCTCTGGCTGTGGATAATGCCAGGGCGTTAATAGCCAGATCATCTCTCGCTCTGGCCAATTCCCGGTCCTTATGCTCCAGACTTTCCGGGGTGGAACTGCCGGCAATCCGCTCCATCTCCAGGCGGTCCAGCCGGTTCGACAAGGATTTGATCTTAAAATCCAGTTGGTAATCCCGCCTGCTCTTGACCGGAGTCAGCTTTCTGCGCAGGAAAATAATCTCATCACTCACGGTTGTCAGCTCACTGGCCAGCAGATCCAGCTTCCCTTCATGAGCAATAAGCTGGTTTAAGGCCGAAGACAGCCGCTTGAGGCTTTCCACTTCAGCTTCCAATTCGTGGAGGAGCTTTACTATATCATGGTCAGTCATTTGGCCTGCTTTTCAACCTCAATCATCATTATGCAATTGCGCTTCCTTCCCCGCCCCTGCGCCGCAGCTTCAGCATCCCGTTAACAGGTAAGTCCATATCTGATAGAAAACGATACCAGACAGGTAACGACATAACTTTTAACAAAGGACTGCCTGGTTACGATAAATGCAAATCTCCTGCCACGATTTCCTCTGGTTTTGTTGTTATTTTTCTTTCGGTCTCGATAGTTGAACATCCGGTTATAATATCAATACCAAAGTACTATGGATCACCAAAATCTGTCAAGATAAAATCAACATTTTAAATTTTATGGAAAGTTATTCAATATCCTCATTAAGCAGAGAATCGACGATTGTCTTTTATCGAGATTGAAAAATAAATTTGACTTTACTGAAACATAGTCTTACGATGAGCGAGGGAGAAAAACGCTACCCTGGGCTCTCAGTGTTTTATGGAACACGCACATTACGAAATATTGTCTGATGATGGGACATTTTATGGAGAAATACCGGAATGCCCAGGGGTTTATGCAAACTCTGAAACATTAGAAGGATGTAGAGATGAACTGGAAGAAGTTTTAGAGGAGTGGATATTATTTAGAGTATACAAGAATCTTCCAATTCCTGTAATTGAAGGAGTGGAAATCAAGATCAGGAAAGAGGCTGCTGCCTGATGCCTATGTAATCAGACTCTCAGTTCTGAAGGCCCTGGGAGAGGATGACAATCCCGCCCACTGGAAGACCTGGACTTCTCCGGTGTTTACTATCATGCGCCCATAGGCTTCTCCGATGTCAATCGAGCAGCAGGGGGGAGCCTCGCGGTTCCTCCCTCTCGCATACTACCGGGCACCTGCCCTGTACCGCGAAGGAGCAGGGATCATCAGGATTTTATTTTGGGGTCACGATCAATTTTGGTCCCAGGGAAGGATTCTCCTGGAACGAAGAACTGCAGAACTCGTTCACTCCATCGCCATTCTGAGTCAGGCGGAGCTGGATGCCGTAATTGGGGCAGACTCCTGCCTTCCATTTGCGATAGAGCGGAGTGATATCAATTGCAATCCAGGAATGAGCAGCAGGAGCAGGGATGCAGCCTATTTTCATGGAGGCGGGCTTGCTGAACCATCCGGTGTTTTCATTCCAGGGTGAAGTGATCATATCTAAATACATTGAGGTTAGATATCCAGTTTTACTGCCGCCGTTACCATTATTATCGCCATTACCGCTTTTTTTACTATTACCGTTACTATTTCCATTACTGCTACTGCTTCCTCCACTGCTGTTTTCCTTACCAGTGCATTTTCTATCACCATTACTAATACTGGTGCCATTCGGATTGGTCGTATGGAAGCAATAGAGATACATGACAGCGGAGGATACCTCCTGGGGAAGCTCTTCGATATTGAATCTGATGAGAGTATAAGAGCGGTTCTCGCCTAATTTCCCGACCTTCAGTTTGGAATCTCTCTCTTCGTTATTG includes the following:
- a CDS encoding glycosyltransferase, whose amino-acid sequence is MNPTVSLSVLMPVYNEAYTVGECLRRVLAVRSAFISGIEVIVVDDGSTDGSRTIVRELAAQHPEIILIEQTTNRGKGEAIRTALSRASKDICIIQDADLEYNPADYEKLIIPFIREHADAVFGSRFLVGDFCRLLYFRHALINRFLTFLADLITDVNYSDIETCYKAVRTRLLKSIPIRSNGFDLEPELSVKLAKRRAVIFEVPISYAGRTKEEGKKIGWRDGVTALYTLIKFWLIDDIYQKDEYGSAILNSLAHAPNFCRWMADTIRPYVGDHVLEIGAGLGNLTSHLIPRHRYVVSDINLNYLDYLQNYCLYKPYMEVKTIDLTREEDFVPFRGQFDTVICLNVLEHIEDDLAGLRNIYQALKPGGRAIVLVPYGDRLFSSFDEVLGHYRRYSDSRLQEVMTRAGFGLTALVTSFNRIGVPAWVLNGKILKRKSFSPVQIKILNTFQCVLGKINAILPWHGLSTIAVGVK
- a CDS encoding glycosyltransferase family 39 protein, producing MSRRLLNVSLIIMLFILLALAYSLVVPIFNAPDEPFHFEYIRFLAMQKKLPNQTVKDLSITTEGFNPPLYYLIGAGALGLLSGNRASDIGIHNEQDLAQFYYYPEAGFSERIYPPLNPGYIKWGKGGRERNMFLTTSQDRFPFSGSIRVIHLLRLISVLIGALTVLFILKTAEILFPDHKSIALLSACLCAFNPQFTFLSGALNNDNLVTMFSAISLYLLTGLVLSERDNPRRLTALGAAIGLGLISKVNISFLVVISIIGVIYQTIASDPSRKLVRVIRNLALLLIPMAIISGWYFVRGVSLFGVDDPLGWKLQAIQNPDLVMPARIRTQFLTRAFAPMLFTSFWGQFDWLTIKLPLWIYGIYGLISLAGLAGVAFFLASGIRRKLWREREIRVTVCLELFLAAILLAVTNLVILNWNFIAAQGRLIFPVMAPLCIFMAMGVSSGLNSISRLLRVRQELVTYAFLVLLIGLNLYSLIGIIYPVYR
- a CDS encoding type II toxin-antitoxin system HicB family antitoxin; its protein translation is MEHAHYEILSDDGTFYGEIPECPGVYANSETLEGCRDELEEVLEEWILFRVYKNLPIPVIEGVEIKIRKEAAA